A genomic window from Ischnura elegans chromosome 10, ioIscEleg1.1, whole genome shotgun sequence includes:
- the LOC124166416 gene encoding alpha-aspartyl dipeptidase — translation MASKRKLLLLSTSTVFGSEYLQYAKTEIDSFFKRNNVAKILFIPFALRNHDEYARKVKDALSVWGYEVKSIHESSSYVEEVNNAQAFFIGGGNTFLLLKTLYDHSLIEPIRKRVLHDGIPYMGSSAGTNVATISICTTNDMPIVHVPSLNALALVPFNVNPHYMDPTPGSKHMGETRETRINQYHEIPGMPPVVGLREGSILEVIGDKVKLLGDLSGRVFIEGELTKEYPADSDLSFLLNKTN, via the exons ATGGCTTCCAAGCGAAAGCTATTGCTTTTATCTACGTCCACTGTTTTTGGATCGGAGTATTTGCAGTACGCTAAGACTGAAATTGATTCCTTTTTCAAGAG GAACAACGTTGCTAAAATATTGTTCATTCCGTTTGCCCTTCGTAATCACGATGAATACGCCCGTAAGGTGAAGGATGCATTGAGTGTATGGG GGTATGAAGTGAAAAGTATACACGAATCATCTTCCTATGTGGAAGAAGTCAACAATGCACAGGCTTTTTTTATAGGTGGAGGTAATACATTTTTACTGTTGAAGACTCTATACGATCACAGTTTAATTGAGCCGATTCGTAAAAGAGTTCTTCAT GATGGAATTCCTTATATGGGAAGCAGCGCTGGCACAAACGTTGCCACTATAAGTATTTGCACAACCAATGACATGCCAATCGTGCACGTCCCCTCCTTAAATGCATTGGCATTGGTTCCATTCAACGTGAATCCTCACTACATGGATCCAACTCCTGGATCAAAACATATGGGG GAAACTCGAGAAACACGCATTAATCAATATCATGAGATCCCTGGTATGCCTCCTGTTGTTGGATTGAGAGAAGGCAGTATTTTAGAAGTTATTGGTGATAAAGTGAAGTTGTTAGGGGATCTGTCTGGTCGTGTATTTATTGA
- the LOC124166586 gene encoding mesencephalic astrocyte-derived neurotrophic factor homolog, which translates to MKPHFGVFIFCVLSLFSDVLSLKKEDCEVCITVVDRFSQSLTDSIKKDTKLIEAEFKKFCKNLKGKENRFCYYLGGLEESATGILGELSRPISWLMPPDKICEKLKKKDSQICDLRYDKTIDLKTVDLKKLKVRDLKKVLSDWDETCEGCIEKTDFIKRIEELKPKYMRNEL; encoded by the exons ATGAAGCCACATTTCGGAGTATTTATATTTTGCGTCCTGTCCTTATTTAGCGATGTGCTATCATTGAAGAAGGAAGATTGCGAAG TATGTATCACCGTTGTGGATAGATTCAGTCAATCTTTAACAGACAGCATTAAAAAGGACACCAAGTTAATAGAAGCAGAGTTCAAAAAGTTTTGCAAAAATcttaaaggaaaagaaaacaGATTT TGTTACTACTTAGGTGGACTGGAGGAGTCTGCAACAGGCATTCTCGGTGAGCTCTCTAGACCGATTTCATGGTTAATGCCCCCTGACAAGATCTGTGAGAAGCTGAAGAAGAAGGATTCTCAGATATGTGATTTACGTTACG acaaAACCATTGACTTGAAAACAGTTGATCTGAAAAAACTCAAAGTTAGGGATTTAAAGAAAGTCCTAAGTGATTGGGATGAGACTTGTGAAGGTTGCATCGAGAAGACAGATTTTATCAAGAGGATAGAGGAGCTCAAGCCAAAATACATGCGTAATGAACTGTGA
- the LOC124166585 gene encoding uncharacterized protein LOC124166585: MANQKKRFEFESTFGSSSRSPKRPKLEVIQRPSLSGSKNESFENMDENDELWGDELESDVMQEVILLESQAVPPNPPVVKCEPIPKPTVGVFKPKTATVSHKTQAIPEKETSHRDDFRDCGFGFKESKAHEKRPPNTHSNTAAVIKPLVVEKVKNNAVGKGCARSNSMPTFGGPGCSSAAPKPWSEIKDLSRNLLDNSTTRNVEPCDRPAENAEELKALQKEIERLRSEAFTKAGEAALLRQKIKDASMDLERERNYRATLLEKTNQKHQLELSALNRELEAAKTQLQFKELDVDKAIEKCKLLEAGNLKVRPMELKLHTALRSTNSSDFPSRSSFEKSTPKKRAHSDAESKGKQNAPKTPENEKNKVEVNETAVQTEDKFIAMQKSRPELFSRVSEGEILSQLIVPVWFEMDSGATEEQFENKWEGVSAVTELLKMTTFQGEPMEKLVEWCWQRMLAFLSTLRQKSEDDYKLHKVREESRRQYEEWCLDRRIPLPPQKQALDEGLIEDWFCDFSEESIKDELSCLLSFRPWCPREMFPEIRRTLALIVSLMRVSRRMASVFSSHNQKSENDCKNCYLCGSFIKTDCDTVDISAGQNREDGVSNEENLGGKVACFRQSSGEGSSRNSVGIMPTCSASKNVSDSEAEKDIMQEVKDFLKFDFLHVVQQICKVISGMREILPMEGTLAGILAFFSGLGEQTVLSRRALLLMSAVVKEVLFIRPHLRTLPLLMRLLSVTGEYPLILQKLCVNSAWNTAYRDKWSNIWMFSKGVCPLQVLITILGNVADERSPDGVTKETWCIFRAKIGLLFVQWLNAALTQPGHQVDWLCYVIGDDIEESEKKTVASNKRENCDSGPNKAASSTKGQKAQSDLSKISTSGEIPMEKEDVPEMRGKTDNQKNDGKDLGEEVPCKSLADLSISKLSGEESDEEKENVHEPSKRCCCRRWIVNILVNILYAILSDLQNITNPVHDLNVKESGQEILYNARKTIICNKRLEHEQSLCLRLGLFVLRALLRRDHPELNTPGGEGFMWNHYTVRGSVLINGQIVRKDYSHKNTPGGPIGGRYVLLLSQLEKQMKGKMLDFCPETEKALQELLEVENSVPPPAESEDEEENGENIWESMRNIGCSSDS, from the exons ATGGCAAATCAAAAGAAGAGGTTTGAATTTGAAAGCACCTTTGGTAGCAGTAGTAGATCCCCAAAGAGACCGAAATTAGAAGTGATACAAAGACCATCATTGAGCGgctccaaaaatgaaagtttcgaaaatatggatgaaaatgaTGAACTATGGGGTGACGAACTTGAAAGTGATGTTATGCAAGAAGTTATACTCCTAGAAAGTCAGGCTGTGCCTCCAAACCCTCCAGTTGTAAAATGTGAACCTATACCAAAACCCACCGTAGGTGTATTCAAGCCGAAAACGGCCACAGTGTCCCATAAAACTCAAGCCATTCCAGAAAAAGAGACATCCCACCGTGATGATTTCAGAGACTGTGGGTTTGGTTTCAAAGAATCGAAAGCCCATGAGAAACGGCCGCCTAATACCCACTCAAATACTGCCGCTGTTATCAAGCCCTTGGTTGTAGAAAAAGTCAAGAATAATGCCGTTGGAAAAGGCTGTGCTCGCTCCAACTCAATGCCCACTTTTGGTGGTCCCGGTTGTAGCTCAGCGGCTCCTAAACCATGGAGTGAAATCAAGGATCTGTCTAGAAACCTGCTCGATAATTCAACTACAAGGAATGTGGAACCATGTGACCGTCCAGCGGAGAACGCTGAGGAATTGAAAGCTTTACAGAAAGAGATAGAAAGGCTAAGGTCGGAAGCCTTCACGAAAGCAG GTGAAGCTGCTCTTTTAAGGCAGAAGATTAAAGATGCTTCCATGGACCTTGAGAGGGAACGGAATTACCGTGCTACTTTGCTTGAGAAGACCAATCAAAAACACCAGCTGGAATTATCTGCGCTTAATCGGGAACTTGAAGCAGCAAAGACGCAATTACAATTCAAG GAGCTTGACGTCGACAAAGCCATTGAAAAATGCAAACTTTTGGAAGCAGGCAATTTGAAAGTAAGACCCATGGAACTTAAGCTGCATACAGCATTGAGATCTACCAATAGTAGTGATTTCCCAAGCAG gtcatcatttgaaaaatcaacCCCGAAAAAAAGAGCTCATTCTGATGCAGAGTCTAAAGGCAAGCAGAATGCACCAAAAAcacctgaaaatgaaaaaaataaagttgaagTTAATGAAACTGCTGTCCAAACTGAAGATAAATTCATAGCAATGCAGAAATCTCGTCCAGAGTTGTTCAGTCGAGTGTCAGAAG gGGAAATTTTAAGTCAGCTAATAGTCCCAGTTTGGTTTGAAATGGATTCAGGTGCAACTGAAGAGCAGTTTGAGAACAAGTGGGAAGGAGTTTCAGCTGTCACTGAGCTTTTGAAGATGACTACTTTTCAAGGTGAACCGATGGAGAAGTTAGTGGAGTGGTGCTGGCAACGTATGCTTGCATTCCTCTCAACATTACGTCAAAAGAGTGAAGATGACTACAAGTTGCATAAAGTGCGAGAGGAAAGTAGGAGGCAGTATGAGGAATGGTGCTTGGACAGGAGGATACCTTTGCCTCCCCAAAAACAGGCGTTAGATGAAGGCCTCATTGAGGACTGGTTTTGTGATTTTTCTGAGGAATCTATTAAGGATGAATTGAGCTGCCTCCTTTCCTTCAG GCCGTGGTGTCCAAGAGAGATGTTCCCTGAAATTAGGAGGACTCTTGCTTTAATTGTTTCTTTGATGAGGGTGTCAAGGCGTATGGCTTCAGTATTTTCCTCTCACAATCAGAAGAGTGAAAATGACTGTAAAAACTGTTATTTGTGTGGCTCTTTCATCAAGACTGATTGTGATACTGTTGATATCAGTGCTGGACAAAATAGGGAAGATGGTGTAAGCAATGAGGAAAATCTTGGCGGTAAAGTTGCCTGCTTTAGGCAAAGCTCAGGAGAGGGTTCTAGTCGAAATTCAGTGGGTATTATGCCCACATGCTCTGCCTCGAAGAATGTGAGTGACAGTGAGGCGGAGAAAGATATCATGCAAGAGGTTAAGGATTTCTTAAAATTTGACTTTCTTCATGTTGTTCAACAAATCTGCAAAGTGATATCAGGAATG AGAGAAATATTACCAATGGAAGGAACTCTGGCTGGAATATTGGCATTCTTTTCTGGTCTTGGTGAACAGACGGTTCTCTCCAGGAGGGC ACTGCTGCTGATGTCTGCTGTGGTGAAGGAGGTCTTGTTCATTCGTCCTCATCTAAGAACTCTTCCACTCTTGATGAGGTTGTTATCTGTAACTGGAGAATACCCTCTGATTTTGCAGAAATTGTGTGTCAACTCAG CATGGAACACTGCCTACAGAGACAAATGGAGCAACATATGGATGTTTAGTAAAG GAGTCTGTCCTCTTCAGGTGCTAATTACCATTCTGGGAAATGTGGCTGATGAGAGAAGTCCTGATGGAGTGACTAag GAGACATGGTGCATATTTAGAGCAAAAATTGGATTACTGTTTGTTCAGTGGTTGAATGCTGCTCTCACACAGCCTGGCCATCAAGTTGACTGGCTTTGTTATGTCATAGGTGATGACATAGAAGAAAGCGAGAAGAAAACAGTTGCCTCAAACAAAAGGGAAAACTGTGATTCTGGACCTAACAAGGCAGCTTCCTCGACAAAAGGTCAAAAGGCCCAATCAGATCTGTCAAAAATATCTACTAGTGGTGAAATCCCTATGGAAAAAGAAGATGTTCCAGAAATGAGAGGAAAGACTGATAATCAGAAAAACGATGGCAAAGATTTAGGAGAGGAGGTGCCATGCAAGTCCTTAGCTGACCTctcaatttcaaaattaagtGGCGAGGAATCTGATGAAGAAAAAGAGAATGTTCATGAGCCAAGCAAGAGATGTTGTTGCAGGAGGTGGATTGTCAACATTTTAGTCAATATCCTGTATGCCATTTTGTCTGATCTACAGAACATCACAAATCCTG tccATGACTTGAACGTAAAGGAATCAGGCCAAGAGATTCTCTACAATGCTAGAAAAACAATCATTTGTAATAAAAGGTTGGAACATGAGCAGTCACTCTGCTTGAGGCTGGGCTTATTTGTTTTAAGAGCTCTCCTTCGAAGGGATCATCCAGAATTGAATACACCTGGTGGAGAAGGTTTTATGTGGAATCACTACACTGTCCGAGGAAGTGTCCTGATTAATGGGCAAATTGTGAGGAAAGATTACAGTCACAAGAATACACCTGGAGGCCCAATTGGTGGTCGTTATGTACTGCTACTCTCACAACTTGAAAAGCAGATGAAAGGGAAAATGTTAGACTTCTGCCCTGAAACAG AAAAAGCTCTTCAGGAGTTACTTGAAGTGGAGAATTCTGTACCACCTCCTGCTGAAAGCgaagatgaagaagaaaatggagaaaatatttggGAATCAATGAGAAATATTGGGTGCTCAAGTGACTCCTAA